Proteins from a genomic interval of Paenibacillus sp. RC334:
- a CDS encoding MarR family transcriptional regulator — MSLTKRRLQFLHTLVDLYQKTNLPIHYEALAKSLGVSKWTAYDMLKEIEKLGFITRSYEVNAKVTGRSQVVFVPTDKASDLFNQSRNELVDLVDWKKTVENISGLLKDLNNTSPNEAVRKIWAEIPEASVRINFCAYIIGLLLMYLKKLGGKRGPWIQQIVLTAPSKEMGMTMFVGSVLGMAVQTMNDELGLEITELVSRFLQSISDLSDEEKGLLSDFLSEAFHF, encoded by the coding sequence GTGTCACTTACTAAACGTCGTCTGCAATTTCTGCATACATTAGTGGATTTGTATCAAAAAACGAATTTACCCATTCATTACGAAGCCTTGGCTAAATCATTAGGCGTTAGCAAATGGACGGCCTATGACATGCTGAAAGAAATTGAAAAGCTTGGTTTTATTACGCGCAGCTACGAGGTGAATGCCAAGGTAACCGGACGATCTCAGGTTGTATTTGTGCCTACAGATAAAGCTTCGGATTTGTTCAACCAGTCCCGGAATGAATTAGTGGATCTGGTGGATTGGAAAAAAACCGTCGAGAATATCTCGGGACTGCTCAAGGATTTGAACAACACAAGTCCCAATGAGGCGGTCCGAAAAATTTGGGCTGAAATTCCTGAAGCCAGTGTCAGAATCAATTTTTGCGCCTATATTATAGGGCTGCTTTTGATGTACTTGAAGAAGCTGGGAGGTAAAAGAGGTCCCTGGATTCAGCAGATTGTCCTCACAGCGCCAAGCAAGGAAATGGGCATGACCATGTTTGTTGGCAGTGTGTTGGGTATGGCCGTACAAACGATGAACGATGAACTGGGCCTTGAAATTACGGAGCTGGTTTCCCGTTTTCTGCAATCCATTTCGGATCTTTCTGACGAGGAAAAAGGGTTGCTTTCCGATTTTCTAAGCGAGGCTTTTCATTTTTGA
- a CDS encoding NAD(P)H-binding protein: protein MKVIIFGATGTIGQALVKEAIKRKYQVTAAVRDPQRVTDQSEYLKVVQADILNPDSVTAVAKGHDAMISAYGPKFGAEEELLEATRSLLEGTRRSGAERILVVGGAGSLKTENGERLMDTAEFPEEVKPLAAAHADALELYCAADVDWTYCSPAAIIEPGRRTGQFRIGLDHVVVDELGHSRISVEDYAVALIDELVEGEFVNSRFTVGY from the coding sequence ATGAAAGTCATTATTTTTGGAGCAACAGGAACCATTGGTCAAGCATTGGTGAAGGAGGCCATCAAGCGCAAGTACCAGGTGACGGCGGCGGTGCGTGATCCGCAGCGTGTAACGGATCAAAGTGAGTATTTGAAGGTTGTTCAAGCGGATATTCTGAATCCTGATTCCGTAACAGCCGTGGCCAAAGGACATGATGCCATGATCAGCGCTTATGGTCCCAAGTTTGGAGCTGAGGAAGAATTGCTCGAAGCAACCCGTTCTTTACTGGAAGGAACCCGGCGTTCCGGCGCAGAGCGCATACTGGTGGTTGGCGGAGCCGGTAGCCTGAAAACGGAAAACGGTGAACGTCTGATGGATACCGCCGAGTTTCCGGAGGAAGTCAAGCCACTGGCAGCCGCACATGCCGATGCACTGGAGCTGTATTGTGCTGCGGATGTGGACTGGACATATTGCAGTCCTGCCGCAATCATTGAGCCGGGACGGCGTACAGGGCAGTTTCGCATTGGCTTGGACCATGTAGTTGTTGATGAATTGGGTCACAGCCGCATCTCGGTTGAGGATTATGCAGTAGCCCTGATTGATGAGCTGGTAGAAGGGGAATTTGTAAATTCTCGTTTTACGGTTGGATATTAA
- a CDS encoding lactonase family protein → MKEWNEQLFYTGTYAPRHERGIYVCALHVENGDLRIIGGVEGIERPSFLALHPDGTKLYAASETEEGELYAYQVHAQTGELHPLDRKGSGGAHTCYVSVTADGRYVLASNYSGGNAVVFPVTEAGGLAEMSGQVQHTGSGIRQDRQDAAHPHSIIPDPSGQYAMVCDLGLDQIVVYRLTEDGKLVTHREAELPPGSGPRHLVFHPSRPYAFVANELNNTAAVFSYNERNGELQLLQSLSTLPEGIIDVENTAADIRITPCGRYLYVSNRGHNSIVLYHVDLDSGKLETVEWVETFGSTPRNFNILSGYLVVANQDGNNIVSFAIHSEDGRLTRTGYVLEVPSPVCIEPVRQS, encoded by the coding sequence ATGAAAGAGTGGAATGAACAGCTATTTTATACAGGAACTTATGCGCCTCGCCATGAGAGAGGAATTTATGTATGCGCTTTACATGTTGAAAACGGTGATTTGCGTATCATTGGAGGCGTGGAAGGAATCGAGCGGCCTTCATTTCTGGCGTTGCACCCGGATGGGACCAAGCTGTATGCCGCCAGCGAGACAGAGGAAGGCGAGCTGTATGCATATCAGGTACATGCGCAGACGGGAGAGTTGCACCCATTGGATCGAAAAGGGAGCGGAGGGGCGCACACTTGCTATGTCTCAGTGACAGCGGATGGACGGTATGTGCTGGCTTCCAATTATTCAGGCGGCAATGCCGTGGTATTCCCGGTGACGGAAGCTGGCGGGTTGGCGGAAATGTCGGGGCAGGTCCAGCATACCGGCTCAGGTATTCGCCAGGACCGTCAGGATGCGGCACATCCGCATTCGATTATTCCTGATCCTTCAGGGCAGTACGCAATGGTATGTGATTTGGGGCTGGATCAGATTGTGGTATACCGTTTGACGGAAGACGGGAAGCTGGTGACCCATCGTGAGGCAGAGTTGCCGCCCGGTTCCGGTCCGCGTCATCTGGTTTTTCATCCTTCGCGTCCCTATGCCTTTGTGGCTAACGAGCTGAATAATACTGCCGCTGTATTTAGCTACAACGAACGCAACGGGGAGCTTCAATTGCTGCAAAGCTTGTCCACGCTGCCGGAAGGCATCATAGATGTGGAAAATACAGCCGCAGACATTCGGATTACGCCTTGTGGACGCTATCTGTATGTGTCAAACCGAGGGCATAACAGCATCGTGCTGTACCATGTCGATCTGGACAGCGGCAAGCTGGAGACGGTTGAATGGGTGGAGACTTTTGGCAGCACGCCGCGTAACTTCAACATCCTGTCCGGGTATCTGGTTGTCGCGAATCAGGACGGAAATAACATCGTATCCTTTGCTATTCATAGCGAAGACGGACGATTGACTCGAACAGGATATGTGCTGGAAGTTCCTTCACCCGTGTGTATTGAGCCTGTGCGGCAGTCATAG
- a CDS encoding HAD hydrolase-like protein, with protein MIQAVIFNLESTLLDPGGRGLIQGIRDIFRWKGVQVTEEQASYGRGLPIRDHIANVLALSEVRKKWLDCFGTHPGRTDIEHIYLELVPVLRSLIQGAEPTFGIDKALNELQDRRIQSGATASCPMEMLGNVFTPAQSPYALDCTVAPCEVSQGRPYPWMIYEIAHRLQVFPLSDIVKVGDTAADMQEGRNAGVWTIGVLNHSEGALTTSQATSRESDDRVAEERRRQSVYGLKRAGAHIVMNSVADLPRILREIEMLQHTGGYPSYTKQVKTALMPPS; from the coding sequence ATGATACAAGCGGTTATTTTTAATCTCGAAAGTACATTGTTGGACCCCGGAGGACGAGGCTTAATCCAGGGAATACGTGATATTTTCAGATGGAAGGGTGTTCAGGTAACCGAAGAACAGGCATCTTATGGGCGAGGATTACCGATCCGTGATCATATTGCGAATGTGCTGGCACTTTCAGAGGTTCGGAAAAAATGGCTAGATTGCTTCGGTACGCATCCCGGGAGAACGGATATTGAGCATATTTATCTTGAGCTTGTGCCTGTTCTCCGTTCTTTGATCCAGGGAGCTGAGCCCACTTTCGGTATCGATAAAGCGCTGAATGAGCTGCAGGATCGGCGGATTCAGTCAGGCGCTACCGCATCTTGCCCGATGGAGATGCTGGGCAACGTTTTTACGCCTGCACAGTCCCCATATGCACTGGATTGCACAGTAGCTCCCTGTGAAGTTTCGCAAGGGCGTCCTTATCCATGGATGATCTATGAGATTGCACACCGCTTACAGGTTTTCCCGCTTAGCGATATTGTGAAAGTAGGAGATACGGCAGCTGATATGCAAGAGGGCAGGAATGCCGGTGTGTGGACAATAGGTGTGTTGAATCATAGCGAAGGTGCGCTGACCACGTCGCAAGCAACTAGCCGTGAATCCGACGACAGAGTGGCTGAGGAACGGCGCAGACAGAGCGTATACGGATTAAAAAGGGCAGGAGCCCACATCGTCATGAACTCGGTCGCTGACTTGCCGCGTATTTTGCGTGAAATCGAAATGCTCCAGCATACGGGCGGCTATCCTTCCTATACAAAGCAAGTGAAAACAGCGTTAATGCCTCCATCGTGA
- a CDS encoding ribonucleotide-diphosphate reductase subunit beta, with amino-acid sequence MQLQKIFNTEAPNRSTRIIEGENSGILNWNDIRMPHMYKLYKVLLLNHWIPDEIPMSKDASQFPTLDAEEQRTFKINIGLLAVLDSMQTMFVGDVKRYFTDSSLEAVSAIIGQQEVVHNQSYSYVLSSLVSDQEQKEIFEYWKNDPVLLERNTFISDIYQEFRDEQNPQTFFQAMVADLILEGIFFYSTFAFFYNLARDQKMMSTSQMISYIQRDENQHCYFFAEVFKQLLSDFPELDTKENTDYVYRMIDRAVELETNWAHYTLKEVRGIDLNELGDYIKYMANMRLRLLGMDKAYEGVDVNCMPWIKPFSDEALNATKTDFFEAKSRNYGKVGDDNGFDDL; translated from the coding sequence ATGCAGTTACAAAAGATTTTTAACACGGAAGCACCTAACCGCTCTACCCGCATTATTGAAGGCGAAAACTCCGGCATTCTGAATTGGAACGATATTCGCATGCCGCATATGTACAAGCTGTACAAGGTGCTGCTGCTCAACCACTGGATTCCGGATGAAATCCCGATGTCCAAGGACGCATCCCAATTCCCAACACTGGATGCCGAAGAACAGCGCACGTTCAAAATCAACATCGGCCTGCTGGCCGTGCTGGATTCCATGCAAACGATGTTTGTCGGGGATGTAAAACGCTACTTTACCGATTCCTCACTGGAAGCTGTGTCGGCCATTATCGGGCAGCAGGAAGTCGTGCATAACCAGTCCTACTCCTACGTGCTGTCCTCTCTGGTATCGGATCAGGAGCAGAAGGAAATTTTTGAATACTGGAAAAATGATCCTGTATTGCTGGAGCGTAATACATTCATCTCGGACATTTACCAGGAGTTCCGTGATGAGCAAAATCCGCAAACCTTTTTCCAGGCGATGGTGGCGGACCTGATTCTGGAGGGCATTTTCTTCTATAGTACGTTCGCTTTCTTCTACAATCTGGCCCGTGACCAGAAGATGATGTCGACCAGCCAAATGATCTCGTATATTCAGCGGGATGAAAATCAGCATTGCTACTTTTTTGCCGAAGTGTTCAAGCAATTGCTGTCTGATTTCCCTGAGCTGGACACGAAGGAAAATACGGATTATGTCTACCGCATGATTGACCGCGCAGTGGAGCTGGAAACAAACTGGGCGCATTACACGCTCAAAGAGGTTCGCGGCATCGACTTGAACGAGCTGGGCGATTATATCAAGTACATGGCGAACATGCGCCTGAGACTGCTCGGTATGGACAAAGCCTACGAAGGAGTAGACGTAAATTGTATGCCTTGGATCAAGCCGTTCTCGGATGAAGCGCTGAACGCGACAAAAACAGACTTTTTTGAAGCAAAATCGCGCAATTACGGCAAGGTCGGAGACGACAACGGATTTGACGATTTGTAA
- a CDS encoding MFS transporter codes for MSESQLKMGPLVILMINMFIAMLGIGLIIPILPKFMGSLGGTGETGGYLVAVFGLTQFLFSPLAGEWSDKYGRKKMIIIGLVIMTISSVLFAIGHSLTMLYISRLLGGAGAAFMIPPMMAYIADITTVHNRGRGMGLLGAAMSLGFVIGPGVGGLLADISIRTPLYVSAGVSGVAALVSLILLPETLSMEKQLKFRNAKVKRDNVIKQFALSFRKPYFMLLIMIFTLTFGLTHFETMFPFFVTGKFHYNERDIAIIITVGALVGTIIQAVVISPLLNRFGEKGVIIGSFLFSAISLVLMLLSGNFYYVLGVSLIFFTATSLLRPAINTALSKMAGDEQGVAAGMNNAYMSIGNILGPALAGTLFEVHINLPYIFGAVILILSLGLAVKWNSKGTQTTAV; via the coding sequence ATGTCAGAATCACAATTGAAAATGGGGCCGTTGGTCATTTTAATGATTAATATGTTTATTGCCATGCTGGGAATTGGCCTCATCATTCCGATCCTCCCCAAATTCATGGGTTCCCTCGGAGGCACTGGTGAAACGGGAGGCTACCTGGTTGCCGTATTCGGCTTGACCCAGTTTCTGTTTTCACCGTTGGCTGGTGAATGGTCCGATAAATATGGACGCAAAAAAATGATCATTATCGGTTTGGTGATCATGACGATTTCTTCAGTATTATTTGCCATAGGGCATTCGTTGACGATGCTGTATATATCCCGTTTGCTCGGAGGCGCAGGGGCTGCCTTTATGATTCCTCCGATGATGGCTTATATTGCCGACATTACGACGGTACACAATCGCGGTCGGGGAATGGGTTTGTTGGGCGCGGCCATGTCTCTCGGGTTTGTTATCGGTCCTGGTGTGGGCGGCTTGCTGGCAGATATTTCGATACGCACGCCTTTGTACGTTTCGGCTGGAGTATCGGGTGTAGCTGCCCTGGTTTCGTTGATTTTGCTGCCCGAAACCTTGTCGATGGAGAAACAGTTGAAATTCCGGAATGCCAAAGTCAAACGCGACAATGTCATTAAGCAGTTTGCACTTTCTTTTCGCAAGCCGTACTTCATGCTGTTGATTATGATTTTCACCCTAACCTTTGGGCTGACGCATTTTGAAACGATGTTTCCTTTCTTCGTGACAGGCAAGTTTCATTACAATGAGCGCGATATTGCTATCATTATTACGGTAGGGGCACTGGTCGGAACGATAATTCAGGCGGTTGTGATCAGTCCGTTGTTGAATCGTTTTGGCGAAAAAGGTGTTATTATCGGCTCTTTTCTGTTTTCCGCGATTTCTCTTGTGCTTATGCTGCTCTCTGGCAACTTTTATTATGTACTCGGGGTATCGCTCATCTTCTTTACTGCAACGTCGCTGCTGCGACCAGCCATTAATACGGCTTTATCCAAAATGGCCGGGGATGAACAGGGAGTTGCAGCCGGGATGAATAATGCCTATATGAGTATCGGTAACATTTTGGGACCTGCGCTGGCGGGTACGTTGTTTGAGGTGCATATCAATCTGCCGTACATTTTCGGGGCGGTTATTCTCATCCTTAGTTTGGGACTGGCTGTAAAATGGAACAGCAAAGGTACACAAACGACAGCGGTTTAA
- a CDS encoding GNAT family N-acetyltransferase — protein sequence MNEYIENTAEQHRGSNHPDGQLRVEYVIPSVEEYRALRKEAGLTQITEAAAAKGLPNSLFAVTLRIGQELIGMGRVSGDGGVFFLVTDIAVKPSHQGKGYGRMLMEEVMSYLKREVPAGSFATLIADKPADRLYAQYGFQLVSPGSEGMYWRQPGGL from the coding sequence ATGAACGAGTATATAGAAAATACCGCAGAACAACATAGAGGATCGAATCACCCGGACGGACAGCTTCGCGTGGAGTACGTCATTCCATCTGTAGAGGAGTATCGGGCACTGCGAAAGGAGGCGGGTCTGACGCAGATTACGGAAGCAGCAGCAGCCAAGGGCCTGCCGAACAGCCTGTTTGCGGTGACGCTGCGGATCGGGCAGGAATTGATCGGCATGGGCCGGGTGAGCGGTGATGGCGGTGTTTTCTTTCTGGTTACGGATATTGCAGTCAAGCCCTCCCATCAGGGAAAAGGTTACGGGCGTATGCTTATGGAAGAGGTTATGTCCTATTTGAAACGTGAGGTTCCGGCGGGTAGCTTTGCGACGCTGATCGCAGACAAGCCAGCCGACCGCTTGTATGCGCAATATGGCTTCCAGTTGGTCAGTCCTGGATCGGAAGGAATGTACTGGCGGCAGCCGGGCGGGCTGTAA
- a CDS encoding ArsR family transcriptional regulator, producing MQLDISEKSLPVYEALASEVRLNMIVLLAEKPMNIRELAEALGLSSAIMTMHVKKLERASIISTKMLPGRGGVQKVCSLATDKIEIAMPRYQQDVRQFHQTEISVGHFTDFEIQPTCGLATVEKIIGEFDEPRSFLDPERFNSKILWFSQGYMDYKVPNFLLSSQKAEELEISMELSSEAPFTNDNWPSDITFFLNDVNLGTWTSPGDFGDNRGKYTPAWWPDFINQYGLLKRLRVTSKGTFMDGKQISDVTLSQLLIDQKQWKFRIAILDDAQHVGGVTLFGTGFGNYNQDILFRLYYKPAENHTKTATVEAGDSSK from the coding sequence ATGCAACTGGACATTTCTGAAAAATCACTTCCCGTATATGAAGCGCTGGCCAGTGAGGTTCGGCTGAACATGATTGTTCTGCTTGCGGAGAAGCCTATGAATATACGCGAGCTGGCGGAAGCACTGGGACTAAGCAGTGCCATCATGACCATGCATGTCAAAAAGCTGGAGAGAGCGTCCATTATTTCGACCAAAATGCTGCCCGGGCGCGGTGGCGTTCAGAAAGTATGCTCACTGGCTACGGACAAAATTGAAATAGCTATGCCCCGCTATCAGCAGGATGTACGGCAATTTCATCAGACGGAGATTTCCGTCGGGCACTTTACGGATTTTGAAATTCAGCCGACCTGCGGGCTGGCTACCGTCGAGAAAATTATCGGAGAATTCGACGAGCCTCGTTCGTTCCTGGACCCTGAGCGCTTCAATTCCAAAATTCTGTGGTTTAGTCAAGGATATATGGATTATAAAGTACCAAATTTCCTCCTGTCCAGCCAAAAGGCCGAGGAGCTGGAAATTTCGATGGAACTATCGTCCGAGGCCCCTTTTACCAACGACAACTGGCCTTCGGACATTACCTTTTTCCTGAACGATGTGAATCTGGGGACTTGGACCAGCCCGGGAGATTTCGGCGATAACCGTGGGAAATACACACCTGCATGGTGGCCTGATTTTATCAACCAATACGGTCTGCTCAAAAGACTTCGCGTTACGTCTAAGGGTACCTTTATGGACGGCAAGCAAATATCCGATGTGACCTTAAGCCAGCTGCTGATTGACCAGAAGCAATGGAAATTCCGAATTGCCATTCTGGATGATGCCCAGCATGTTGGAGGAGTTACCCTGTTCGGTACTGGATTCGGTAACTACAATCAGGACATTCTGTTCCGCTTGTACTACAAGCCTGCGGAAAACCATACGAAAACAGCAACAGTAGAAGCTGGCGACAGCAGCAAATAA
- a CDS encoding flagellar export protein FliJ yields the protein MSPTDFAALAAYISPGLIAVLLALALLVWLYVHSAAQLRNSRQQRLNELQESLRIYGRLAGYLQTSTQYSLSSNETRQHQSGLIHALQEAKAAPYLTPHLQEQVQASLRECDAFRRELLLKSLEREMSKLIDERRLVLLESHAPGWGTALWKLLRPAAGPLALAGIVWLISRLIVELMSYSTIYPGLPEAVPSASWLIGCTWMRFVSGLIALLYVYRLMTLRRQNDLDVTASHFPTSLLSMVIAAVALFQWIGPEASPYILAVQLVLFLIGFRLTRGRSRSDRPYAGHPGLMKADPSQHQEMHTTDKDNTSDSSLAEEHSRS from the coding sequence GTGTCCCCGACGGACTTCGCGGCATTGGCCGCATATATCTCACCCGGTCTGATTGCCGTCCTGCTGGCATTGGCTTTGCTGGTATGGCTGTATGTTCACAGCGCAGCCCAGCTTCGAAATTCGCGTCAGCAGCGGCTGAATGAATTACAGGAATCGCTACGTATCTACGGACGGTTGGCAGGCTATCTCCAAACCTCTACTCAGTACAGCTTAAGCAGCAACGAAACACGCCAGCATCAGAGTGGACTGATTCATGCCCTTCAGGAAGCGAAGGCTGCTCCCTATTTAACCCCTCACCTTCAGGAACAGGTTCAGGCATCTCTAAGAGAATGTGACGCATTCCGCAGGGAGTTGCTTCTCAAATCACTGGAGCGCGAAATGAGCAAATTGATCGACGAACGTCGGCTTGTTCTGCTGGAATCGCATGCTCCGGGCTGGGGTACGGCTTTATGGAAGCTGCTGCGTCCCGCAGCCGGGCCGTTGGCGCTGGCGGGTATAGTGTGGCTAATCTCACGGCTGATTGTGGAACTAATGTCGTATAGTACTATCTATCCTGGTCTGCCCGAAGCCGTGCCATCTGCCTCATGGCTCATAGGGTGTACATGGATGAGATTTGTTTCCGGCTTGATCGCCCTGCTGTACGTATATCGGTTGATGACCCTGCGCAGACAAAATGATCTGGATGTGACGGCATCCCATTTTCCAACGAGCCTGTTGTCCATGGTGATCGCCGCCGTTGCCCTGTTTCAATGGATCGGACCGGAAGCTTCTCCCTACATACTGGCTGTGCAGCTTGTCTTGTTTTTGATCGGCTTCCGGCTCACCCGGGGCCGCTCACGGAGTGATCGCCCTTATGCCGGTCATCCTGGCTTGATGAAGGCCGATCCTTCTCAACATCAGGAAATGCACACGACAGACAAAGACAACACGTCCGACTCTTCTTTGGCGGAGGAACATAGCCGTTCCTAG
- a CDS encoding patatin-like phospholipase family protein has protein sequence MPKAGLVLGGGAVKGLAHLGVLRAFERHGIQVDCIVGTSMGGIVGGLYAAGVPADALLDCIKKTPKYRLLDIGIRHRGLIAGNSMNTVVNELLQQHGQHTQKIEDLPIRFKAVSVDLLEGKQFIFEQGDLVTALRATMAFPGLFAPVMHEGKMLVNGGVLNNLPVEEMSREADCLVIAVDVARGHEKKPPRNMVEVVYRSYSLMTAERKYNSLRLADVVIRPEVGHIAAFDFTKWPECVEAGEEAAECIMDELKLQIANHGQPAQMHV, from the coding sequence ATGCCGAAGGCAGGATTGGTTTTGGGTGGGGGAGCAGTCAAAGGACTTGCTCATTTGGGGGTACTGAGAGCGTTCGAAAGACACGGGATTCAGGTCGATTGTATCGTCGGTACGAGTATGGGCGGCATTGTTGGCGGACTTTATGCGGCGGGTGTTCCTGCGGATGCTCTTTTGGATTGTATTAAAAAGACACCTAAATACCGTCTGTTGGATATCGGCATACGCCATCGTGGTTTAATTGCCGGTAACAGCATGAATACGGTGGTGAATGAGCTGCTGCAACAGCATGGACAGCATACGCAGAAGATCGAGGATCTTCCTATCCGTTTTAAAGCTGTTTCTGTCGATTTACTGGAAGGCAAGCAATTCATTTTTGAACAAGGTGATTTGGTGACAGCACTGCGGGCTACGATGGCGTTTCCCGGCTTATTCGCTCCTGTGATGCATGAAGGCAAGATGCTGGTCAACGGAGGGGTATTAAACAATTTGCCTGTAGAAGAGATGAGTCGGGAAGCAGATTGTTTAGTGATTGCTGTTGATGTGGCACGGGGACATGAAAAGAAGCCGCCGCGCAATATGGTGGAAGTTGTATACCGCTCTTACAGCTTGATGACCGCCGAGCGAAAGTATAATAGTCTCCGGCTTGCAGACGTTGTCATTCGCCCTGAAGTCGGACATATTGCGGCGTTTGATTTTACAAAATGGCCTGAATGTGTCGAGGCTGGCGAGGAAGCGGCCGAATGCATCATGGATGAGCTGAAGCTGCAAATAGCCAATCACGGACAACCAGCACAGATGCATGTTTAG
- a CDS encoding beta-ketoacyl-ACP synthase III: MQSALNLNGVTITGTGFYVPTSLVTNLELAASLDTSDEWISQRTGIRQRYIAEASTDTSDLAVVAATQALSRAQLSPEDVDLIVVATSTPDYAFPSTAMLVKQKLGSRAPAFDLSAACSGFVYALSVSSDMMKSAAYHNALVIGADKFSKIIDWQDRNTAVLFGDGAGAVVLQSRPGAFPCFSLLGSEEGGAEALTSPVTGPITMQGREVFKFGVRIVESMLTKALETLKLSIDDIALIIPHQANIRIIESAAGKMNIPLDKFFVNIENYGNTSAASIPIALAEAMEQQRIHAGDIVMLVGFGAGLAWGVQVIQIA; encoded by the coding sequence ATGCAATCAGCACTCAACCTGAACGGGGTTACAATTACAGGTACCGGATTCTACGTTCCGACATCCCTGGTAACCAATTTGGAATTAGCCGCATCTCTGGACACATCCGATGAATGGATCAGCCAACGAACAGGCATCCGTCAGCGATATATTGCAGAAGCATCCACGGACACCTCTGACCTTGCCGTCGTTGCTGCAACCCAGGCTTTAAGCCGTGCCCAATTATCCCCGGAAGACGTGGATCTCATTGTTGTGGCGACTTCAACTCCTGATTATGCCTTCCCCTCCACAGCCATGCTGGTCAAGCAAAAGCTCGGAAGCCGCGCACCTGCATTCGACTTATCGGCAGCCTGCTCCGGTTTTGTGTACGCCCTTTCGGTCAGCAGCGACATGATGAAATCGGCCGCCTACCACAACGCTCTGGTGATTGGAGCAGACAAGTTCTCCAAAATCATAGATTGGCAGGACCGTAATACTGCTGTCCTGTTTGGAGATGGGGCAGGCGCTGTCGTCCTTCAATCTCGTCCTGGTGCTTTCCCATGCTTCTCCTTGTTAGGCTCGGAAGAAGGTGGGGCAGAAGCGCTGACATCCCCGGTTACAGGCCCCATCACCATGCAAGGTCGAGAGGTTTTCAAGTTTGGGGTGCGTATTGTGGAATCTATGCTAACTAAAGCTCTGGAAACATTGAAATTAAGCATTGATGATATTGCTTTAATCATTCCACATCAAGCCAATATTCGAATCATCGAGAGTGCCGCTGGCAAGATGAATATTCCTCTGGATAAATTTTTTGTGAATATCGAAAATTACGGAAATACGTCAGCGGCTTCTATTCCCATTGCGCTTGCGGAAGCCATGGAACAACAGCGCATTCATGCCGGTGATATTGTGATGCTGGTCGGATTCGGCGCGGGTTTGGCATGGGGCGTACAAGTCATTCAGATCGCATGA